From Neobacillus sp. PS2-9, the proteins below share one genomic window:
- a CDS encoding pro-sigmaK processing inhibitor BofA family protein has translation MEPIIVISVLGGLILLLLFSGAPFKPARFVGQAAVKFLIGALFLFFLNAAGNRYGIHVPINVATSAVSGFLGIPGVFALVAIQHWVL, from the coding sequence TTGGAACCTATTATCGTTATTTCTGTACTAGGAGGCCTGATCCTATTACTCTTATTCTCTGGGGCACCTTTTAAACCAGCACGATTTGTTGGTCAAGCAGCGGTTAAATTCTTAATCGGGGCGTTGTTTCTATTTTTCTTAAATGCAGCCGGTAACCGGTACGGGATCCATGTCCCCATTAATGTAGCTACATCTGCAGTTTCCGGCTTTCTGGGGATACCTGGAGTATTTGCCTTAGTAGCTATTCAACACTGGGTTTTATAG
- a CDS encoding YaaL family protein: MFFRRKGRLRKEYDEKLLIQLNRLKEHWQQEKQLLEKSFDPSEEVICQTKIAEVKYIFLLREAKQRHVTLLR; encoded by the coding sequence ATGTTTTTTCGACGTAAAGGACGGCTTCGAAAAGAGTATGATGAAAAGCTCTTGATACAGTTGAATCGTTTGAAAGAGCATTGGCAGCAAGAAAAACAGCTATTGGAAAAAAGTTTTGATCCTTCCGAAGAGGTTATTTGCCAAACCAAAATTGCAGAAGTGAAGTATATCTTCTTATTAAGAGAGGCAAAACAGCGACATGTCACTTTATTAAGATGA
- the recR gene encoding recombination mediator RecR, protein MHYPEPISKLIDSFMKLPGIGPKTAARLAFYVLSMKEDTVLDFAKALVNAKRNLTYCSVCGHITDQDPCYICEDQRRDRSIICVVQDPKDVIAMEKMKEFNGLYHVLHGAISPMDGIGPEDINIPDLLKRLQDETVQEVILATNPNIEGEATAMYISRLLKPSGIKTTRIAHGLPVGGDLEYADEVTLSKAIEGRREL, encoded by the coding sequence ATGCATTATCCTGAACCGATTTCTAAGCTCATCGACAGCTTTATGAAATTGCCAGGAATCGGCCCGAAAACGGCTGCACGCCTGGCCTTTTATGTGTTAAGTATGAAAGAGGACACCGTCCTTGATTTTGCAAAAGCGCTTGTGAATGCAAAGCGTAATTTAACGTATTGTTCTGTTTGTGGTCACATCACGGATCAGGATCCTTGCTATATATGTGAAGATCAACGCAGGGATAGAAGTATCATTTGTGTTGTCCAGGATCCAAAGGATGTTATTGCAATGGAAAAGATGAAGGAATTCAACGGGTTATATCATGTATTACATGGGGCTATTTCTCCAATGGACGGGATAGGTCCAGAAGATATTAATATCCCTGATTTACTAAAACGTCTTCAGGATGAAACCGTACAGGAAGTGATCTTAGCTACGAATCCGAATATTGAAGGTGAAGCAACCGCTATGTATATCTCTCGTTTGTTAAAACCATCAGGTATTAAGACGACAAGAATAGCCCATGGATTACCAGTTGGCGGGGACCTTGAGTATGCTGATGAAGTAACCTTATCGAAAGCAATAGAGGGCCGAAGGGAACTATAA
- a CDS encoding YbaB/EbfC family nucleoid-associated protein, translated as MMRGGGMGNMQNMMKQMQKMQKKMAEAQEELGQEKIEGTAGGGMVKVVVTGHKEVVDVQIKPEAVDPDDVEMLQDLVLAAVNDALKKAEELTNNTMGQFTKGMNLPF; from the coding sequence ATGATGCGTGGCGGTGGAATGGGAAATATGCAAAATATGATGAAGCAAATGCAAAAAATGCAAAAGAAAATGGCGGAAGCTCAAGAAGAATTAGGTCAAGAAAAGATTGAAGGAACTGCTGGCGGCGGTATGGTTAAGGTTGTTGTAACCGGTCATAAAGAAGTGGTAGATGTACAAATTAAACCTGAGGCAGTTGACCCAGATGATGTAGAAATGTTGCAGGATCTTGTGTTAGCAGCTGTAAATGACGCCCTTAAAAAGGCTGAAGAGCTAACAAACAATACAATGGGCCAATTCACAAAGGGAATGAACCTTCCTTTCTAA
- the dnaX gene encoding DNA polymerase III subunit gamma/tau — MAYQALYRVWRPQAFIDVVGQEHVTQTLQNALLQQKISHAYLFSGPRGTGKTSAAKILAKAINCERAPVSEPCNECAACRGITNGTIPDVLEFDAASNSRVEEMRDVLEKVKFAPTAVTYKVYIIDEVHMLSISAFNALLKTLEEPPKHVIFILATTEPHKIPLTIISRCQRFDFRRITAGSIVKRMKLIVDETGVVCDEDALKMIARAAEGGMRDALSLLDQAISYSQDRVTVEDALTVTGSVSQGFLNKLSSSFQEKDVASGLEALEELLFHGKDPTRFIEDLILFYRDMLLYKTAPNLEESLERVMLDDEFRRMAEATPTGQIYQVIDFLNKTQQEMRWTNHPRIFLEVAIVKLCQMESIEKEAAQPSNVDHLLSRIEQLENELEQLKTSGITVTSQDAAPQQQKPTQRVSRKGFQPVVGKINEVLKVATKNDLNQIKGKWGEMLASLIKSHAALLNDAEPVAASSDALIIKFKHEMICQMATDRKDFQEAITGALQKLTGKRFLFLGVPEEQWGAIRESFLNSQHGEEGEVSETSRKDEEPHISEAKKLFGAEFVEIIE, encoded by the coding sequence TTGGCTTATCAGGCTTTATATCGTGTTTGGCGTCCGCAGGCATTTATCGATGTAGTAGGACAAGAACATGTTACGCAGACATTGCAAAACGCCCTGCTTCAACAGAAGATATCACATGCCTATCTTTTTTCTGGACCAAGAGGAACAGGTAAAACGAGCGCGGCTAAGATTTTAGCAAAGGCAATTAACTGTGAGCGAGCACCTGTATCAGAACCATGTAATGAATGTGCAGCCTGCCGTGGAATTACCAATGGAACGATTCCAGATGTGCTAGAGTTTGATGCTGCTTCCAACTCTCGTGTGGAAGAAATGAGAGATGTATTGGAAAAGGTCAAATTTGCACCGACTGCTGTTACCTATAAGGTTTACATCATTGATGAGGTACATATGCTTTCCATTAGTGCTTTTAATGCTTTATTAAAAACATTAGAAGAACCACCGAAGCATGTCATTTTTATTTTAGCTACAACAGAACCTCATAAAATTCCATTAACGATTATTTCTAGATGTCAGCGGTTTGATTTTAGACGCATCACAGCTGGTTCTATTGTGAAGCGAATGAAATTAATTGTTGATGAAACAGGCGTAGTATGTGATGAGGATGCCTTGAAAATGATTGCCCGTGCAGCAGAGGGCGGGATGCGTGATGCCTTAAGTCTATTAGACCAGGCAATATCCTATAGTCAGGATCGGGTAACGGTAGAGGATGCCTTGACCGTGACCGGCTCTGTATCCCAAGGGTTCTTGAATAAATTATCAAGCTCATTTCAAGAAAAAGATGTGGCGAGTGGTTTAGAGGCGCTTGAGGAATTATTATTTCATGGTAAGGACCCAACGCGATTTATCGAAGATTTGATTTTATTCTATCGAGACATGCTGCTTTATAAAACGGCACCAAATCTTGAAGAGTCGCTTGAAAGAGTCATGCTTGACGATGAATTTCGCAGGATGGCGGAAGCCACTCCTACCGGACAAATCTATCAGGTCATCGACTTCTTAAATAAAACACAACAAGAAATGAGATGGACGAACCATCCGCGGATATTTCTTGAGGTGGCGATTGTGAAGCTCTGTCAAATGGAAAGTATAGAAAAGGAAGCAGCACAGCCTTCCAATGTCGACCATTTGTTATCTAGGATTGAACAACTAGAAAATGAACTAGAGCAATTAAAAACCAGCGGGATCACTGTTACCTCACAAGATGCAGCACCGCAGCAGCAAAAACCAACTCAGAGAGTGTCCAGGAAAGGATTCCAGCCTGTAGTTGGTAAAATCAATGAAGTATTAAAGGTAGCTACCAAAAACGATTTAAATCAGATTAAAGGTAAATGGGGCGAAATGCTGGCAAGCTTAATAAAATCGCACGCAGCCTTGTTAAATGATGCGGAGCCAGTTGCAGCTTCGTCGGATGCCTTAATTATAAAGTTTAAGCATGAAATGATTTGTCAAATGGCAACAGATAGGAAGGATTTTCAAGAAGCGATTACCGGTGCACTTCAAAAATTAACTGGTAAAAGATTTCTATTCTTGGGTGTACCCGAGGAACAATGGGGAGCCATTCGCGAAAGTTTCTTGAACAGTCAGCATGGTGAAGAAGGAGAAGTCAGCGAAACAAGCAGGAAGGATGAGGAACCTCATATATCTGAGGCAAAAAAACTTTTTGGCGCTGAGTTCGTAGAAATAATAGAATAA
- the tadA gene encoding tRNA adenosine(34) deaminase TadA — protein MTVEENLDEYYMSEAIKEAKKAEERMEVPIGAVLVIEDRIISRAHNLREIEQNAVAHAELIAIEQACREIGSWRLENATLYVTLEPCPMCSGAIILSRVKRVVYGASDPKGGCAGTLMNLLQDDRFNHQSEVTKGVLEVECGQLLSDFFRSLRERKKLEKQRRNGKE, from the coding sequence ATGACGGTGGAAGAGAACCTAGACGAATACTATATGAGTGAAGCAATAAAGGAAGCCAAAAAAGCGGAGGAACGAATGGAAGTTCCAATCGGAGCCGTACTTGTCATCGAGGATAGAATTATTTCCCGGGCACATAACTTGCGTGAAATTGAGCAGAACGCTGTTGCACATGCAGAACTTATTGCGATCGAACAAGCTTGCCGGGAAATAGGCTCCTGGCGGTTGGAGAATGCCACCTTATATGTGACACTCGAGCCATGTCCAATGTGCTCAGGTGCCATTATATTATCAAGGGTAAAAAGAGTGGTATATGGTGCGAGTGACCCAAAGGGCGGATGTGCAGGGACGCTCATGAATCTTTTACAGGACGACCGTTTCAATCACCAAAGTGAAGTGACAAAGGGCGTGTTAGAAGTTGAATGCGGCCAATTGCTCTCTGATTTTTTTAGGTCGCTAAGAGAAAGGAAAAAACTTGAGAAACAACGAAGGAACGGAAAGGAATAG
- a CDS encoding isochorismatase family cysteine hydrolase, whose protein sequence is MENNYPALIIIDMINNFDFSHGSILAKKALQIAKPIKELKKQFNKQNLPVIFMNDHYNLWQADFNKIIDFCKNDYSQPIFDILLPDDDDYFLIKPKHSAFYETSLTILLNHLKVNTLILTGIAGNICVLFTANDAYMREYPIYVPRDCITSVDEQDNYFALTMMENVLKAKTDPSHHEIYQHYIIYPYPPS, encoded by the coding sequence ATGGAGAATAATTATCCTGCACTGATTATTATTGATATGATTAACAACTTTGATTTTTCACATGGTTCCATTTTAGCCAAAAAAGCACTGCAAATTGCTAAGCCCATCAAAGAATTGAAAAAACAATTTAATAAACAAAACTTACCCGTTATCTTTATGAATGATCATTATAATTTATGGCAGGCAGATTTTAATAAAATCATTGATTTTTGTAAGAACGATTACAGTCAGCCTATTTTTGATATCCTGCTGCCAGACGATGATGATTATTTTTTAATCAAACCTAAGCATTCCGCTTTTTACGAAACCTCTTTAACCATATTGTTAAATCATTTAAAGGTGAATACGCTCATATTAACTGGAATTGCGGGCAATATTTGCGTGCTCTTTACAGCAAATGATGCCTATATGCGCGAGTATCCCATTTATGTTCCTCGTGATTGTATTACCTCTGTTGATGAGCAGGATAACTACTTTGCTCTAACGATGATGGAAAATGTACTCAAAGCTAAAACCGATCCTAGTCATCATGAAATTTATCAACATTATATCATTTATCCTTACCCTCCCTCATAA
- a CDS encoding glycoside hydrolase family 18 protein, with protein MQIHVIRRNESLTSIARAYHTTVNDIIEANELPNPNDLVIGQSIVIPIIGRFYFVQPGDSLFSIARKVGVPYQELAKINRINVNQPLNVGFRLYIPQGQKRNAEFNAYVEPRGTTVAPVLENSAREAAPYLTYLAPFSFQARRDGTLKEPLLNNFPAIARTNRNVLMMVINNQENDQFSDELGRILLNDMAIQDKFLNTIVATAKKYGFRDIHFDFEFLRPADREAYNNFLRKAKQRFKNEGWLMSTALAPKTSATQKGKWYEGHDYKAHGEISDFVVIMTYEWGYSGGPPMAVSPIDSVRKVLEYAITEMPSNKILMGQNLYGYDWTLPFVQGSVAKAVSPQQAIQLAAKYNVPIQYDTKAEAPFFKYRDEAGKEHEVWFEDARSIQAKFDLIKELNIRGMSYWKLGLSFPQNWLLIVDNFNVTKKGT; from the coding sequence ATGCAAATCCATGTTATAAGAAGGAATGAATCATTAACCTCGATTGCCAGAGCCTACCACACGACCGTTAACGATATTATTGAAGCAAATGAATTACCGAATCCAAATGACCTTGTTATTGGACAGTCCATAGTCATTCCAATTATCGGCCGCTTTTATTTCGTTCAGCCAGGTGATTCCTTATTCTCTATTGCTAGAAAAGTCGGTGTCCCTTATCAAGAGCTTGCAAAGATTAATCGGATTAACGTAAATCAGCCACTCAATGTTGGATTCCGTCTTTATATCCCCCAAGGTCAAAAAAGAAACGCTGAGTTTAATGCCTATGTAGAGCCGCGAGGAACAACGGTTGCACCTGTATTAGAGAATAGTGCTAGGGAAGCTGCACCTTATTTAACCTATTTAGCCCCTTTTAGTTTTCAAGCGCGTCGTGATGGAACCTTGAAGGAACCTTTACTGAATAATTTCCCTGCTATCGCAAGGACTAATCGTAACGTACTTATGATGGTAATCAACAACCAGGAAAATGATCAGTTTAGTGATGAGCTCGGGCGAATTCTATTAAACGACATGGCCATTCAAGATAAATTTCTCAATACTATTGTTGCAACCGCTAAAAAATATGGATTCCGTGATATTCACTTTGATTTTGAATTTTTGCGACCGGCCGACCGTGAGGCTTACAACAACTTTCTACGAAAGGCAAAACAACGATTTAAGAATGAAGGTTGGCTCATGTCAACTGCCCTTGCCCCAAAGACCAGTGCCACACAAAAAGGAAAATGGTATGAAGGCCATGATTACAAGGCACATGGGGAAATTTCTGATTTTGTGGTGATTATGACGTACGAGTGGGGCTATAGCGGCGGTCCTCCGATGGCCGTTTCGCCTATTGATTCAGTAAGGAAAGTTTTAGAGTATGCCATTACTGAAATGCCTTCTAATAAAATACTTATGGGTCAAAACCTTTATGGCTATGATTGGACACTTCCTTTTGTTCAAGGATCCGTTGCGAAGGCTGTCAGTCCGCAGCAGGCCATTCAACTTGCAGCGAAATATAATGTGCCGATTCAATATGATACAAAAGCAGAGGCACCTTTTTTCAAATACAGAGACGAGGCCGGCAAAGAGCATGAGGTATGGTTTGAGGATGCCCGATCGATCCAAGCTAAATTTGATTTGATCAAAGAGTTAAATATACGAGGAATGAGTTATTGGAAGCTCGGTTTATCGTTCCCGCAAAATTGGCTCTTAATCGTAGATAATTTCAACGTCACCAAAAAGGGTACCTAA
- a CDS encoding deoxynucleoside kinase, whose product MGDTPFITVEGPIGVGKTSLAKAISEQFQFALLKEIVDENPFLGKFYDNIEEWSFQTEMFFLCNRFKQLGDINTHFLSQNQSVVADYHIFKNLIFAQRTLNPEEYQKYYKIYQILTEDMPKPNVIIYLNASLDTLLKRIKLRGREVEKNISPLYLEQLSIDYENAIAIFEKEHPEIPVLRFSGDELDFVQNENDLNHIIEKLTLSLKTCSWTNI is encoded by the coding sequence ATGGGGGATACACCCTTTATTACGGTTGAAGGGCCAATTGGTGTTGGGAAGACATCGCTCGCAAAAGCCATTTCAGAGCAATTTCAATTTGCTTTACTTAAAGAGATTGTGGATGAAAACCCATTTTTAGGGAAATTTTATGACAACATCGAGGAGTGGAGTTTCCAGACGGAAATGTTTTTCCTCTGCAATCGCTTTAAGCAATTAGGTGACATCAATACCCATTTCTTAAGTCAAAATCAATCTGTTGTTGCAGACTATCATATTTTTAAAAATTTGATTTTTGCACAAAGAACATTAAATCCGGAAGAATACCAAAAATATTATAAGATTTATCAAATTCTTACCGAAGATATGCCAAAGCCTAATGTCATTATTTATTTAAATGCCAGCTTAGATACATTGCTCAAACGAATCAAGCTTAGAGGGCGCGAGGTTGAAAAAAATATTAGCCCGTTATATTTAGAACAGCTCTCTATCGACTATGAAAATGCCATAGCGATTTTTGAAAAAGAACATCCAGAAATACCTGTTCTTCGCTTTAGCGGCGATGAGTTGGATTTCGTGCAAAACGAAAATGATCTAAACCATATTATTGAAAAATTAACCTTATCGTTAAAGACTTGCAGCTGGACAAACATATAG
- a CDS encoding deoxynucleoside kinase, translated as MSIVIGGMIGLGKTSVADTLNAHFKNKGIESKVFYESVDDNPILPLYYELTPEELDARRIPFLLQLFFLNKRFKTVKDCINWSEPIYTIQDRSIYEDWYFAYVNKNLGRISSLEFKIYEDLVDNMLEELQELPKKAPDLMVYLKGSFDTVIDRIMARGRSFEINPELKEYYFEVWKGYDEWVMNQYAASEVLVIDMDTTDVVKSQADAERVCREVDEKLKVILNLTEAHIG; from the coding sequence GTGAGTATCGTTATTGGTGGTATGATTGGTCTAGGGAAAACAAGTGTGGCTGATACCTTAAATGCACACTTTAAAAATAAAGGAATTGAAAGTAAGGTGTTTTATGAATCGGTGGATGATAACCCCATCCTACCTCTATATTATGAGTTGACACCTGAAGAATTAGATGCAAGAAGAATTCCGTTCCTCTTACAATTATTTTTCTTAAACAAACGATTTAAGACAGTAAAAGATTGTATTAACTGGAGTGAACCGATTTATACGATTCAAGATCGTTCTATTTATGAAGACTGGTATTTTGCTTATGTAAATAAAAATTTAGGCAGAATCTCAAGCTTAGAGTTCAAGATATATGAAGATCTTGTTGATAATATGTTGGAAGAACTGCAGGAACTACCTAAAAAAGCACCAGATCTAATGGTTTACTTAAAAGGATCCTTTGATACGGTCATTGACCGGATCATGGCCCGCGGTAGAAGTTTTGAGATTAACCCTGAGCTGAAAGAGTACTACTTTGAAGTTTGGAAGGGTTATGATGAGTGGGTAATGAACCAGTATGCGGCAAGTGAAGTCCTAGTGATTGACATGGACACGACTGATGTTGTGAAGAGTCAAGCGGATGCCGAAAGAGTATGCCGTGAAGTAGATGAAAAATTAAAAGTAATTCTTAATCTAACAGAAGCACATATTGGTTAA
- the serS gene encoding serine--tRNA ligase, with amino-acid sequence MLDIKVLRANFAEVKEKLQNRGEDLTDFGRFEELDVKRRELIVETEKLKSKRNDVTQQVAALKREKQDADHLIKEMREVGDQIKALDDELRGVEETLEMLLLSIPNIPHESVPVGETEDDNVEIRKWGHVRDFEFEAKPHWDIADQLRILDFERAGKVTGSRFVFYKGLGARLERALMSFMLDLHVDEHGYTEILPPYLVNRTSMTGTGQLPKFEEDAFLIESEDYFLIPTAEVPVTNYHRDEILSGEDLPIRFAAYSACFRSEAGSAGRDTRGLIRQHQFNKVELVKFVKPEDSYEELEKLTNDAERVLQLLELPYRVLSMCTGDLGFTAAKKYDIEVWIPSYGTYREISSCSNFEAFQARRANIRFRRDPKAKPEHVHTLNGSGLAIGRTVAAILENYQQEDGSVIIPTVLRPYMGNRDVIKLM; translated from the coding sequence ATGCTGGATATTAAAGTCCTAAGAGCAAATTTTGCAGAAGTAAAAGAAAAACTTCAAAACCGTGGAGAAGATCTAACCGATTTTGGCCGCTTCGAAGAACTAGACGTAAAGAGACGAGAACTAATCGTAGAAACTGAAAAACTAAAAAGTAAACGAAATGATGTGACACAGCAAGTTGCAGCTTTAAAGCGTGAAAAGCAAGATGCTGATCATTTAATTAAAGAGATGCGTGAGGTAGGCGATCAAATTAAAGCGCTTGATGACGAGCTTCGCGGAGTAGAAGAAACATTAGAAATGTTACTTCTAAGCATCCCAAATATCCCTCATGAAAGTGTACCAGTCGGGGAAACAGAAGATGACAATGTAGAAATCAGAAAGTGGGGTCATGTACGTGACTTTGAATTCGAAGCAAAGCCGCACTGGGACATTGCTGATCAGTTAAGGATCCTTGATTTTGAACGTGCAGGCAAAGTAACAGGAAGCCGCTTTGTTTTTTACAAAGGATTAGGAGCGCGATTAGAGCGTGCGTTAATGAGCTTCATGCTCGACTTGCATGTGGATGAACATGGCTACACTGAAATTCTACCACCATACTTGGTGAATCGCACAAGCATGACGGGAACAGGGCAATTGCCAAAGTTTGAGGAGGATGCCTTCTTGATTGAGAGCGAAGATTATTTCCTTATTCCAACGGCAGAAGTACCTGTTACAAACTATCACCGTGATGAGATTTTAAGTGGGGAAGACCTTCCAATCCGCTTTGCTGCCTATAGCGCATGCTTCCGTTCTGAGGCTGGCTCTGCAGGTCGTGATACAAGAGGGTTAATCCGTCAGCATCAATTTAATAAAGTAGAACTTGTAAAGTTTGTGAAGCCAGAGGATTCTTATGAGGAGCTTGAAAAGCTGACAAATGATGCTGAACGAGTATTACAATTATTGGAGCTTCCATACCGTGTGTTAAGCATGTGTACGGGTGACCTTGGGTTTACGGCTGCGAAGAAGTACGATATTGAAGTATGGATTCCTAGCTATGGGACGTACCGCGAGATTTCTTCTTGCAGTAATTTTGAAGCATTCCAAGCGAGACGAGCAAATATCCGTTTCCGTCGTGATCCAAAAGCCAAGCCAGAACATGTTCACACATTAAATGGCTCTGGTCTTGCGATTGGCCGCACGGTCGCCGCTATATTAGAGAATTACCAGCAAGAGGACGGCAGTGTCATCATACCAACTGTATTACGTCCATACATGGGAAACCGTGACGTAATTAAGCTGATGTAA
- the pdxT gene encoding pyridoxal 5'-phosphate synthase glutaminase subunit PdxT: protein MIKIGVLALQGAVREHIRSLEACGVEAVAVKRKEELQDLDGLILPGGESTAMRRLIDKYDFMDALKEFAHSGKPMFGTCAGLILLAKQLVGYYEPHIGVMDIQVERNSFGRQVDSFEADLVIKDVAETFPAVFIRAPHIVEAGEDVEILCKHNDRIVAARDRQFLGCSFHPELTDDHRITAYFVEMVKEAKQKQLV, encoded by the coding sequence ATGATTAAAATCGGCGTTCTGGCTTTACAAGGAGCGGTCCGGGAACATATTCGGTCACTTGAGGCCTGCGGTGTAGAGGCCGTTGCTGTTAAACGAAAGGAAGAATTACAAGACTTAGATGGTCTTATTCTTCCTGGTGGAGAAAGCACAGCAATGCGGCGCCTGATTGATAAATATGATTTCATGGATGCGTTAAAGGAATTTGCCCACAGTGGGAAACCAATGTTTGGTACATGCGCGGGCCTCATACTATTAGCTAAGCAACTTGTCGGTTATTATGAACCTCACATCGGTGTCATGGACATTCAGGTGGAGCGGAACTCCTTCGGCCGACAAGTGGACAGCTTTGAAGCGGACCTTGTAATTAAGGATGTAGCGGAGACCTTCCCAGCGGTGTTCATTCGTGCGCCGCACATTGTTGAGGCGGGGGAAGATGTGGAAATCCTATGCAAGCATAATGACCGCATTGTGGCCGCACGGGACAGGCAATTTCTCGGATGTTCCTTCCATCCTGAATTAACGGATGATCATCGCATTACCGCTTACTTTGTTGAGATGGTAAAGGAAGCCAAACAAAAGCAACTTGTATAG
- the pdxS gene encoding pyridoxal 5'-phosphate synthase lyase subunit PdxS, with protein sequence MKTGTELVKRGMAEMQKGGVIMDVVNAEQAKIAEEAGAVAVMALERVPSDIRAAGGVARMADPRIVEEVLNAVSIPVMAKARIGHIVEARVLEAMGVDYIDESEVLTPADEEYHLYKSDFTVPFVCGCRDLGEAARRIGEGASMLRTKGEPGTGNIVEAVRHIRKVNAQVRKVVGMNEDELMTEAKLLGAPFELLLEIKRLGRLPVVNFAAGGVATPADAALMMQLGADGVFVGSGIFKSENPAKFARAIVEATTHYQDYKLIAELSKDLGTPMKGIEISSLAPEARMQERGW encoded by the coding sequence ATGAAAACAGGTACAGAACTCGTAAAACGTGGTATGGCTGAAATGCAAAAAGGCGGCGTCATTATGGACGTTGTGAATGCCGAGCAGGCAAAAATTGCTGAAGAAGCAGGTGCAGTAGCAGTAATGGCTTTAGAGCGGGTGCCTTCAGATATCCGTGCAGCTGGTGGGGTGGCAAGGATGGCTGACCCAAGAATAGTTGAAGAGGTACTTAATGCTGTTTCAATCCCTGTAATGGCTAAAGCAAGAATTGGTCATATTGTGGAAGCTAGAGTGCTTGAGGCGATGGGTGTTGACTATATCGACGAAAGTGAAGTATTAACTCCTGCTGACGAAGAGTACCATTTATATAAAAGTGATTTTACTGTTCCGTTTGTTTGCGGTTGCCGTGACCTTGGTGAGGCAGCGCGTCGTATTGGTGAAGGTGCCTCCATGCTTCGAACAAAGGGTGAGCCAGGAACGGGTAATATCGTTGAAGCAGTTCGTCACATCCGTAAGGTAAACGCACAGGTTCGTAAAGTAGTGGGAATGAATGAAGATGAGCTAATGACAGAAGCAAAGCTTTTAGGTGCTCCATTTGAATTACTTCTTGAAATTAAGCGTCTTGGACGTCTCCCAGTTGTTAACTTCGCAGCAGGCGGTGTAGCAACACCAGCAGATGCAGCACTTATGATGCAGCTTGGTGCGGACGGTGTGTTTGTTGGATCAGGTATCTTCAAATCTGAAAACCCTGCTAAGTTTGCAAGAGCAATTGTGGAAGCAACTACTCACTACCAAGACTATAAATTAATTGCTGAACTTTCAAAGGATCTTGGAACACCAATGAAAGGGATTGAAATTTCTTCACTAGCGCCAGAAGCACGCATGCAGGAGCGTGGATGGTAA